The genomic window TAAGAAGAATATGTACTTGCACATAGACCGATTGTGTCACATTCAGACATTGTTGTCCCTGGATGGATTGCGGCCGAGTgagtttttccagttttttgTGGACAGGTTTAGCTGACATTTACAGAATGAGCATGTTGCTAGTGTAAACAGCGATTATGATATGAGCGAGCCCATTGTACGTCCTAGCATGAATGGACTCAagtggtgtttatttttttgctttatttgaaAGCTAATCTCGGGGCTTTATTTAATCAAGCTGTCTGATTGTTCCTTTTCCGTtcggctctctctctctctgtctgtctctccacCCATCTGCGATTTTTTGGTGTTCCTCATCCACAACCGCTCTGTGATTTAAGTTTGACCATTGTGAGAAGCCACAGCTGCCACATATCACAACATtccatttttccattttcttatGCTTGGCAGGCATCGAGAGCTCATCTTTGAAGCCTTGCTGGGGAACTAAAGACTTCTATGGACACGACGACATAAAAATGACTGCTGCTAGACAGCCGGGCCTTTATTAGCATATATGAAAAGCAAAGTAATTTGGATGAATAGAGTGGAGGTGGACTAAAATGAACTAGCTCGCTTCTCTACAGTCATTTAGAGACGTCTAAATAAATCCGGCAGAGTCATCGATTCTGGTTTTAGGGATTTGACTTTTGACAGGTGGTCATTAACTTTGTTTATGCTCTGACAATGGATGTGTTCTTGCTGCACGCACCAGTGACCGAGTATACCAATCAAGGGACTTTGGCATGCTTATCTGTCCGATCTGCCAACTCTTCCTCTGGCAGCCTTGCTCGCAGGCCAGGTGTTAGGAAAAACTGTGCTTCCTCTGGAGAGGTGGTGCACAAAACTGGATTTGATGGTTCAAGCAAGCGGGCCACATCGATCGATGGCCAGGATTTCAGGGCGGGAGCCGCGTCAGACTATAAAGTGTGGACAGTCAATGTCAAAAGTTggaatgaaaacaaagaaatatcAGGCAGCACTGTCTCTTCCAGTCTGACTCACAATGGGAAAATAGACCATAAAAACACAGACTTTGGCATCAACAGAGGTCGAAACTCTGCATCCGAGTGTCGGACTGGGACTGTTGGAGATTGGAGGCAGAGCTTGCCGAGTCGAAGTAGGAGTGTCGACTGGAGGTCAGGGGAAAGCAGTCCTGATCGGGATGCACGGCGATCCAACATAGCTGCGTTGCTaatggaagaaaacaaacagaccGGCAGCAATACCGGAGGCCTGAGAAGCAGGTCCACGTTTTCATCTAGAAGCTACAACTCTGTAGATATTTCTCCAATCAGCAGAAGTCCTTTGGCCAAAAAATTGGAAACCGTGTATGGGGGTAACTCCTACCCTTCACGGCGGAGGTCAAGCCCGGAACCCATCGGTGACTTCAGAGAGACTGCATCTTTTGGGACCAAAAGAGGCCAGAGTATATTGGAGCGTATCGAGAAGCTCTATGGCTCATCTAAATCTGAAGACTTGAGCAAAGTTACGGATTTCTCTTCCTTAGAAAGAGACTATTTCAATGGCAGGGGCGAAGCTATGGTCCACCATCGCTCAGGCATCAGCATTATGCCAAGCTCATGTGAATGGGAAACAGAAGATTTCCCCAGGCGTGGCTCCAGTGGAGAAGGAAGCTACCACAGTCCACTTCTCGAGACAGAGACCGGGGATTCGAATACTTCACCCTGTCCAAGGAGCAGGGCGAGATTACCAGAGGGACAATGGGAAGAACGGATCTATGGGAGGTATTCCGACCACGGTGGCGTTGGTAAAGTGTCCATTGAGACAATGTCTCTGGACCGAGCAAGGAGCAAGAACACCAGGGCTAGTCAGATTAGATCAGACAGGGTTGCCCAGACTTTATCAGAGAAGCCATCTTTTTGGGGACTATCTGAGACTAATAGGATCATTGGGACAAAGTGGGAAAAATCTACGCTGGATAAAGCAACAGCGGAGCTTGAATTAAAGGTTTATGAAGATGTGTTTGAGCCAAATCTGAACATCAGAAGAAACTCTGCAGGGTGGAAAACACACCCAGACACACAGTCGCCATCGGTCAGTGTGAGAAACAAGATCAATCAATTTGAAGCTCTGACACAGAGATCCCAGGGTTTCGGAAAGGAACACATGATGTCCCGAAGGGCCTTTTCGGTGCCCACAAGACTCAACACTGCCCACGACGGCTTGAGGAGTGAGTTGGAAAAAGGTGACAAGTCTTTGGGTCTGAGAGAGTTAGAGGGGACAGACAAAGCTGAGGGAAAAGTAGGTCAACTGAAAGGTCAGTCACAAAGGTCTTTTTCTGCGGACGAGATTGTTCAGAGGTCCGTGGTGGATTTGACAAAGAAGGAAGGGACTAACATGGATCATATTTACAAATACATAGAAGATGTAAGTAATTATTCTAGGTTCAAGCATGCGGTAGAATCACCCCTCAAGGAACATCATATGAACATCGATGAGCCCGATTTTTGTAAAGTCTCAAGGGATAAGGACCGGAGAACTAACAATACCGAGTTGCTGAGCTCAAGTGACCCCGAGCCACGCCCGTACGCTGAGCTGTCCGGGGTAAAGAAAGCAAAACCATCCGTGATTATTTTAGCAGTTACTGATGATGACAAGACTCCAACAAACTCTCCAAACCACTCACCCTCTAGTTCTCCGAGCCCTCTGCAAAACAGTACCTCTCAACTAACCCCGACTGACAACGCAAAAGCCGCCAAAAGCCTCGAGCGACAGAGCCCAACTTCTGGGCAACCCTTCGCTACCTCTTCCCAcagcaagttctttccagatACCACTGAGAGTGAGTCAAAAGGGAAGAAACATGTGTTAGATTTGGATTCTTGGGTTGCTGGCTGGAATGCCTGGCGGGAGGATGAAGCTTTCgacgacaatgatgatgatgacagtaCAGAGAAGGATGACGATTCTTCCTACGATTCCGACTCTGGGGAGTCTTCGGTGACCATCACCAGCAACATGAGCCTGTCAGATCGCAGGAGCTTCTCTCTCAGGTATGTCCAGCAAAGCTAAGAATCTGAGCGTTGGCATCATTTCCTTACTTGAATACCCTCATCCCTGCAGCCTGGCAGAATTGTGTCACTTCACTGGAGCAGACTCCGACTTAGAGAACGATATTGACGAGAGCCCAGCGACGGGCAGGCGGTCGGCTTCGCTGAGCTCCGAAGTGTCGGCGCTGTCGTATGTGTCTGTGCTACCCACCGAGGAACTTGACAAGCTGCTGGAGGATGTCAGAAGTTTGGGAGACAGCAATCTACAGGTACACATGATTAAAATTACAACATTTTAGCTAGATTTTTGAAATTACTCATTGAGCTAGGGGTCCTGTCTCAATTAGCTTGACTTAAAGGGACTGCCGGAACTGGTGACATGGTACAAGATAACATGCTCAGTTGTCGCCATACTTAACCTGGTGCTTAGGAATCCCCGAATAAGAATCTTATCTGAAATCTAATCTTTATTCTTATCAAGATTGTTTATTTAACTTGTATTCCAGGATGATGTGCATGTGGTTGTCCTCCACAAAGAGGTGGCTGTTGGCCTTGGCTTCAGCATAGCGGGAGGCGTTGACCAGAACAAACCAGTCATTGTGAGTGAAATACTTTTTACACTAATAAAAGGCTATCGAAGCGTATCTCTGTGGATTGTGCCTGGATTTATTTCTGTTCTTCACAGGTCCACAAGGTGTTCCCTACCGGTGTGGCAGCACAAGAAGGCTCCATCAGAGAAGGCGACCAGGTCCTATCCATCAATGGCACTGCCCTGGGGGGCCACAGTCACTGGGAAGCTCTGAGGGTCCTAAGAAGAGCTAAGACTCGAGAGATGGGAGTGGTGGTACTGAGGAGGGGTGACGTTGGGTGCATCTCAAAGGGGAGAGACACTCAGACTGAGGAACCAATGCTGACTCAGACTTCAGAGACTGGTTAAACTCATTATTCTGTGGATATAAAGTCTACATACCGCTGTTTAAATGCTAGGttttgtgatgtaaaaaaataacGAGACCAAGGTAAATCATTTCCAAAACTTTGGTTGCGCTTGCTGAAGATATTTGTGTTTGGAATTAACTAATCGCAGTCAAACTCATGTTAAATGGGAGTTGGGACTTTTAAAGTGCCTCTGCTTAAccccaaataaagttcagatgttcCAGAATgctttttctgacatttttgtagtctcATCTTACAGCACAGTCAGCAGAGCATTTCCGCAGCATCAGAAGGATTTTTCATAGTTGTTAGTCAGAAGGAGGACATAAAGAATTTCCAAGATAATAAATAGACTATGGGACACAGTACATGACCTTACCAAGAACTGGACGTCCCTTCAAAATGAttgcaaagacaggaacaaggaTGGTCAGGGAGGATGCAAAGAGACCCCCAGCAGCATTAAAGAAGTTGCAGGAATTGTTGGCAAGTACTTTTCAGAAAATATGACAACAATCTTCTCTAACTGCTAGTCAGCTGACTGTTTGGCAACTTTGAGCGTTGCCAGTTGGTTATTTATGCCAGTGCTAGCTGCATTTGGAAATTAATAGAACACACCCAGCGCTGACATCTGAGTGAATTTCCTAACGTGGCTCGTGTATCTGGCTTGAGTGGCAAGATTGTTTTATAAGCTTACATTAGCTTACAAAGGGAAACCATCCAAGCCCGGCCACATAGATCAATCAAACCCATGTGAGAGATGTGTTACGGTTTTGATGAAACCAAGGTTGAAATTTTTGGCCATAATTCCCAGATCATAAGTCACATTAGTGTTGCAAAAAGGATTTTAAATGGTCTCATTTTTTTACGTCACAAAAAAACGTTCCATTTCAACAGCGGTTTGTAAACATTTTATATCCAATATACATGTTGGGATTTTAAGTGTTGTTGATATACTTTTTGGATTTTCTCAGGTCAGTGTATGCGTGTCCATCTGGAGAAGAAAAGCAGAGATCTGGGCTTCAGTCTGGAGGGAGGCATTGGTTTGGGGAACAAACCACTCACCATAAAGAAGATCTTCCAAGGTACCCTGACTAAAACCTCAAATGTTCTTCAAATCGTTCATTTAATTGATTTCTTCCCCGCCACAGGCGGCCCAGTCGACAAGATTAGTCCCGGCGACGAGGTGATGGAAATTGAAGGCGTGAGCATGTTAGGGATGAGGCGACTGGAGGCCTGGACTTTGATCCGAGGACTTCCCACCGGACCGGTTGATGTGGTAATACGCCGGCCTCGTAAAACGTCCGAGCCATAGCCGCCACGGAAGAAAATCTGATCTGGACTTTTTGATGGACTTTTCTGGGATCAGACCATCTATAACCCAATTTACAACACAATTATCCTCATATTTCTAACAAAGCCTTAACAGAAGGCCATACATTTGAAGGTATTTAACACATGCATCTACCTCAAGGCCACATGACACGCGTATGTGAAGGATTTTGTCTTATATACTGTGAACACATGCTAACAGCATTTTTGAGTTTATATTGCTTTTTAATAAAGCTTAATCAGAAACAGATGACTGGCATTTGTATATTCCGCAGAGGGCGGTAGAGTGATGCAttatcaaaaaaaaatgaaatgacctTTTTACCCAAACAAGCAGTGCATAAGATGTGATAAGAATAACTCAGTCAAttaacagtaaacaatgttaaTCAGTAAGGTTGTTCAAACTAAATCTCACTTTTCTTGGTATCTTATCAGGTGCATTTCTCTTtgcttcagcttttttttttttttcaaatgtatcaGTAATAGCATCTTTGACGCAGAGATTAAATACCTTGCACAATTCTTTTGGAGTCCAGAGTGCACTACTACTAATAAGgaggtggtttaaaaaaaaaaaaaaaaaaaaaagattagataGATTTAGACTTTTCCAGTGTATTGTTTTGCTCTCTAACTTGAGCTCAGAGTTCAAGAGAACCGGTCGACTGGTCCACGTTCACTGCCAACTAGGTTAAGTTTTGTTTGTCACGCG from Syngnathus typhle isolate RoL2023-S1 ecotype Sweden linkage group LG10, RoL_Styp_1.0, whole genome shotgun sequence includes these protein-coding regions:
- the si:dkey-92i15.4 gene encoding uncharacterized protein si:dkey-92i15.4 — its product is MDVFLLHAPVTEYTNQGTLACLSVRSANSSSGSLARRPGVRKNCASSGEVVHKTGFDGSSKRATSIDGQDFRAGAASDYKVWTVNVKSWNENKEISGSTVSSSLTHNGKIDHKNTDFGINRGRNSASECRTGTVGDWRQSLPSRSRSVDWRSGESSPDRDARRSNIAALLMEENKQTGSNTGGLRSRSTFSSRSYNSVDISPISRSPLAKKLETVYGGNSYPSRRRSSPEPIGDFRETASFGTKRGQSILERIEKLYGSSKSEDLSKVTDFSSLERDYFNGRGEAMVHHRSGISIMPSSCEWETEDFPRRGSSGEGSYHSPLLETETGDSNTSPCPRSRARLPEGQWEERIYGRYSDHGGVGKVSIETMSLDRARSKNTRASQIRSDRVAQTLSEKPSFWGLSETNRIIGTKWEKSTLDKATAELELKVYEDVFEPNLNIRRNSAGWKTHPDTQSPSVSVRNKINQFEALTQRSQGFGKEHMMSRRAFSVPTRLNTAHDGLRSELEKGDKSLGLRELEGTDKAEGKVGQLKGQSQRSFSADEIVQRSVVDLTKKEGTNMDHIYKYIEDVSNYSRFKHAVESPLKEHHMNIDEPDFCKVSRDKDRRTNNTELLSSSDPEPRPYAELSGVKKAKPSVIILAVTDDDKTPTNSPNHSPSSSPSPLQNSTSQLTPTDNAKAAKSLERQSPTSGQPFATSSHSKFFPDTTESESKGKKHVLDLDSWVAGWNAWREDEAFDDNDDDDSTEKDDDSSYDSDSGESSVTITSNMSLSDRRSFSLSLAELCHFTGADSDLENDIDESPATGRRSASLSSEVSALSYVSVLPTEELDKLLEDVRSLGDSNLQDDVHVVVLHKEVAVGLGFSIAGGVDQNKPVIVHKVFPTGVAAQEGSIREGDQVLSINGTALGGHSHWEALRVLRRAKTREMGVVVLRRGDVGCISKGRDTQTEEPMLTQTSETGQCMRVHLEKKSRDLGFSLEGGIGLGNKPLTIKKIFQGGPVDKISPGDEVMEIEGVSMLGMRRLEAWTLIRGLPTGPVDVVIRRPRKTSEP